The following coding sequences are from one Triticum dicoccoides isolate Atlit2015 ecotype Zavitan chromosome 4A, WEW_v2.0, whole genome shotgun sequence window:
- the LOC119286368 gene encoding uncharacterized protein At4g06598-like, translating to MMMANAKLQKQALLPPRSPFPTAASPSPYADHGPIARPQGATHHRFGHGHGHGHHQRTSSESIIEEQPSWLDDLLDEPETPVRRAGHRRSSSDSFALFDGSAASGAFANGFEEMGGGGQAAPWGGVQEYYAKPSSYGRLQGRPWEQGMPNLAGYRPGPPVLVREKLGGHQGPLSASRDHEHAMDKRALDELGAERKDGVLPKYAQSEADTKRAKQQYAQRSRVRKLQYIAELEGKVQSLQSEGIEVSAEMEFLTQQNIMLDLENKALKQRLESIAQEQVIKRVQQEMFEREIGRLRSLYQQQQQPPQPPTLGRSNSRDLDSQFASMSLKQKDPNSGRDAVSGPLRT from the exons ATGATGATGGCGAACGCGAAACTCCAGAAGCAGGCGCTGCTGCCGCCGCGTAGCCCGTTCCCGACGGCAGCGTCGCCGTCCCCGTACGCGGACCATGGCCCGATCGCCCGGCCACAGGGCGCCACGCACCACCGCTTTGGGCATGGCCACGGCCATGGGCACCACCAGCGCACGTCGTCTGAGAGCATCATTGAGGAGCAGCCGTCGTGGCTCGACGACCTGCTCGACGAGCCTGAGACGCCCGTGCGCCGCGCGGGGCACCGCAGGTCGTCGAGCGACTCTTTTGCACTGTTCGACGGAAGCGCTGCCTCTGGCGCATTTGCCAATGGTTTTGAGGAGATGGGGGGAGGAGGGCAGGCTGCCCCATGGGGTGGTGTGCAGGAGTACTATGCCAAGCCAAGCTCATACGGGAGGCTGCAGGGCCGGCCGTGGGAACAAGGCATGCCGAATTTGGCAGGTTACAGGCCAGGGCCGCCGGTGCTGGTGAGGGAGAAGCTGGGTGGGCATCAGGGGCCACTGAGTGCATCGAGGGATCATGAACATGCCATGGACAAAAGAGCTCTTGATGAACTTGGGGCAGAGAGGAAGGATGGTGTGCTGCCAAAGTATGCACAATCGGAGGCGGACACCAAGCGTGCTAAACA GCAATATGCTCAGAGGTCTCGTGTTCGAAAACTTCAGTATATTGCTGAGCTTGAGGGTAAAGTCCAATCATTACAG TCAGAAGGGATAGAAGTGTCTGCTGAAATGGAGTTTCTTACTCAACAAAATATAATGCTAGACTTGGAAAACAAAGCCTTGAAGCAAAGGCTGGAGAGTATAGCACAGGAGCAAGTAATTAAACGTG TTCAACAGGAGATGTTTGAGCGGGAAATTGGTCGTCTAAGGTCATTGtatcagcagcagcaacagccaCCACAGCCTCCTACTCTTGGTCGTAGTAACAGCAGAGACCTTGACTCGCAGTTTGCAAGTATGTCTTTGAAACAAAAAGACCCCAACTCTGGGCGTGACGCCGTCTCTGGGCCTCTTCGTACTTAG
- the LOC119286369 gene encoding DNA-directed RNA polymerases I and III subunit RPAC2 produces the protein MEHGSVADSSASTFSVMEEDHTLANSVRFVLNQDPRVAFCGYSIPHPADNKVNIRVQTTGDQAKDVMKDALQDLMVMGQHVRGTFDKAVADFKSKMPAEQMDVDLNQQ, from the exons ATGGAGCACGGTTCGGTGGCGGATTCCAGCGCGTCGACcttctccgtcatggaggaggatcaCACCCTCGCCAACTCCGTCAGATTTGTACTCAACCAGGA CCCAAGGGTAGCATTTTGTGGATATAGCATCCCTCATCCTGCTGATAACAAAGTCAACATAAGAGTTCAGACTACAG GAGATCAAGCAAAGGATGTAATGAAAGATGCTTTACAGGACTTGATGGTGATGGGCCAGCATGTTAGAGGGACTTTTGACAAAGCAGTGGCTGATTTTAAATCAAAGATGCCTGCAGAACAAATGGATGTTGATTTGAATCAGCAATGA